Proteins encoded together in one Carya illinoinensis cultivar Pawnee chromosome 3, C.illinoinensisPawnee_v1, whole genome shotgun sequence window:
- the LOC122302390 gene encoding disease resistance protein RPP2A-like isoform X3, with protein MDMEDLLDIGLDDVRFIGISGMSGIEIGPEIVCDESREEPGQRSRLWAWKDVLHVLNNNTGTEQVKGIVLDFPPQRDQEHLNADAFSKMKKFRFLKISVICTFLKA; from the exons ATGGACATGGAGGACTTACTTGACATAGGATTGGATGATGTTCGTTTTATAGGGATTTCTGGGATGAGCGGAATTG AAATAGGTCCAGAAATAGTTTGTGATGAATCTCGAGAAGAGCCTGGCCAACGTAGTAGATTGTGGGCATGGAAGGATGTGCTTCATGTATTGAACAACAATACT GGAACAGAACAAGTTAAAGGCATAGTCCTTGACTTTCCTCCACAAAGAGATCAGGAACACTTGAACGCTGATGCCTTCtcaaagatgaaaaaatttagatttcTTAAAATCTCAGTAATATGCACTTTCCTCAAGGCATAG
- the LOC122302390 gene encoding disease resistance protein RPP2A-like isoform X4 — MDMEDLLDIGLDDVRFIGISGMSGIGPEIVCDESREEPGQRSRLWAWKDVLHVLNNNTGTEQVKGIVLDFPPQRDQEHLNADAFSKMKKFRFLKISVICTFLKA, encoded by the exons ATGGACATGGAGGACTTACTTGACATAGGATTGGATGATGTTCGTTTTATAGGGATTTCTGGGATGAGCGGAATTG GTCCAGAAATAGTTTGTGATGAATCTCGAGAAGAGCCTGGCCAACGTAGTAGATTGTGGGCATGGAAGGATGTGCTTCATGTATTGAACAACAATACT GGAACAGAACAAGTTAAAGGCATAGTCCTTGACTTTCCTCCACAAAGAGATCAGGAACACTTGAACGCTGATGCCTTCtcaaagatgaaaaaatttagatttcTTAAAATCTCAGTAATATGCACTTTCCTCAAGGCATAG
- the LOC122302884 gene encoding uncharacterized protein LOC122302884, whose translation MIRRTSISRSLQFPLLLYLSLIHLRFIPGLANDPSSTKNENKAASHGASSGSVGLKVLIVCLGLAVFVGFSVLVFKIWQKKKREEQHARLLKLFEDDDELEVELGIRD comes from the exons ATGATTAGAAGGACCTCAATCTCTAGATCTCTGCAATTCCCTTTGCTCTTATACTTGAGCTTGATCCATCTGCGTTTCATTccag GGTTGGCGAATGACCCATCAAGtaccaaaaatgaaaataaagctGCAAGCCATGGTGCTTCGAGCGGCTCTGTAGGACTCAAGGTGCTCATTGTTTGCCTTGGTTTGGCGGTGTTTGTTGGTTTTTCTGTGCTCGTATTCAAGATAtggcaaaagaagaagagagaagagcaGCATGCCCGTCTGCTAAAGCTTTTTGAAGATGACGATGAACTCGAGGTTGAACTTGGTATTCGGGATTGA
- the LOC122302390 gene encoding disease resistance protein RPV1-like isoform X1 encodes MVSLEFCILSGYSKLEKFPEIVGSMTSLLKLNLSGTAIEELPPSFETLSGLQLLSLVDCKNISILSRVVFSFPSLGSLILSGCSKLDKMPGDLRSMECLEELDTNVTSIRQVPSSILHVKSLKRLNLNGCKGLGPKSWDLLFCHCICHLSSLLWLDLSDCNLIDGAMTCDLRGLSLLERLNLRGNKLRSIPYIICHLSSLLFLDLSECNLSVGAIPSDLRGLSTLQTLNLKGNKFTSIPNSICHLSSLEVLDLSGCYLSDGAIVNVQQSSRYLSSL; translated from the coding sequence ATGGTATCTCTTGAATTTTGCATTCTTTCTGGCTATTCCAAACTTGAGAAGTTTCCTGAAATAGTGGGAAGTATGACATCTTTGTTGAAGCTCAATTTAAGCGGTACTGCCATAGAAGAATTGCCACCTTCATTTGAGACTTTATCTGGCCTTCAGCTTTTGAGTTTAGTCGATTGTAAAAACATTTCAATTCTTTCAAGGGTTGTCTTTAGTTTTCCGTCCCTTGGATCTCTCATCTTATCTGGTTGCTCAAAACTTGACAAAATGCCGGGGGATTTGAGGAGCATGGAATGCTTGGAGGAGCTTGATACAAATGTAACTAGTATAAGACAAGTACCATCCTCCATTTTACATGTGAAGAGCCTTAAAAGACTGAACTTAAACGGATGCAAGGGTCTGGGACCTAAATCATGGGATTTGCTCTTCTGTCATTGCATCTGTCATCTAAGCTCCTTATTATGGCTGGATCTAAGCGACTGCAATCTAATCGATGGAGCGATGACCTGTGACCTTAGAGGCCTATCCTTACTAGAGAGACTAAATCTCAGAGGGAACAAGTTGAGGAGCATACCGTATATCATTTGTCACCTAAGTTCTTTGCTATTTCTGGATCTAAGTGAGTGCAATCTATCGGTTGGAGCAATCCCCAGTGACCTCAGAGGTCTATCCACACTGCAAACTCTAAATCTCAAAGGGAACAAGTTTACGAGCATACCAAATAGCATTTGTCACCTAAGTTCTTTGGAAGTTTTGGATCTAAGCGGCTGCTATCTATCGGATGGAGCAATTGTCAATGTACAGCAGTCCTCTCGTTATTTGTCATCTTTGTAA
- the LOC122302388 gene encoding disease resistance protein RPV1-like, with protein MNTQRVSSSSSSPPVRKYDVFLSFHGKDTRLGFTGHLYDALRQKGIIAFRDDEKLERGEFVSSGLLKAIEESEYAVIILSPNFASSRWCLIELAKIVRCRKDMGLVVMPVFYHVDPSHVRHQSGTFAEALAKHEQNSKIVKEDVQTWRAALRELGEISGWHIKLQEGHEPMFIKHIVARIYRKRKIQRQSIFSHGIVGIKFRETETMKLLDIGLDDVRFIGFYGIDGVGKTTLAEIIYDRIADQFEASSFIYRVSEETQRHGVVYLQRKILSDILMEREIINGLDDRKVYNEIRDRLRSIRVLIILDDVNENKQLESLAGSPEWFGRGSRVIVTSKDKQVLNSHGVRIIYTVKELGDDEALQLFCQNAFKEPHPVDNYVDLSKDFVNYAKGLPGTLKVLGTFLYDKGIDEWKQVRDQLKENPDRDILEMHGLLRKMHQERILHESNEEPDQESRIWVFEDVLLGLKNNTGAADVRRIVLDIPPQQEEHLRFVWIGIIKENVFFAPVLETPDLRVIVQKVFSHKGDLDQVPEFQSDEYAIKQLRQLLRQIGGPISLILDDDVLSGSESLLEKFELRMPNCNILATSGSKAPRYSFIYNLKSLNDEGAMTLCCHSATPQDGSSLSPDEKIVKKDWPAWLCESIHLKKLSIDNCHKLSVLPEEIGNLNNLEELRLMSCTVLSKLPDTIGLLHRLHILDISHCPALLNLPDTIGMLQGLHTLRISHCAIFSSLPDTVGMLSGLHFLEISYCTSLSNLPVTIGELRELQILHMSYCSALKSLPDTVGMLLGLRILCISCCSVFSNLPETIGRLHNLQILGISSCPTLSDLPETIGMLQGLRILGISGCPSMSALPDTIGMLQGLSILGVSHCSALSNLPVTIGMLSGLRILGISHCPALSDLPETIGRLHGLSIIGVSHCSALLNLPVTIGNLIGLRILGISHCLALSNLPETIGMLSGLRILSVSHCPAFSNFPGTIRRLRGLQILDISYCPVLSNLPETIGMLHELRILDMSH; from the exons ATGAACACTCAACGagtttcttcatcttcctcttctcctCCAGTACGGAAATACGACGTTTTCCTCAGTTTCCATGGCAAGGACACCCGCCTGGGTTTTACGGGCCATCTATATGATGCTTTGAGACAGAAAGGCATTATCGCTTTTAGGGACGACGAAAAACTCGAGCGAGGAGAGTTTGTAAGTTCAGGGCTTTTGAAAGCAATAGAAGAATCCGAGTATGCAGTTATCATTCTCTCACCAAATTTTGCTTCTTCGAGGTGGTGCTTGATTGAACTTGCCAAGATCGTTCGATGTCGTAAAGATATGGGGCTGGTAGTTATGCCCGTTTTCTATCATGTGGATCCCTCTCACGTACGGCACCAGTCTGGTACATTCGCAGAAGCCCTTGCTAAACATGAACAAAATTCCAAGATTGTCAAAGAGGATGTGCAAACGTGGAGAGCTGCTTTGCGAGAATTGGGTGAAATCAGCGGATGGCATATAAAATTACAGGAAGG GCATGAACCAATGTTTATCAAACACATTGTTGCAAGGATATATAGGAAACGGAAAATTCAACGCCAAAGTATTTTTTCCCATGGCATTGTTGGAATAAAGTTCCGAGAAACGGAAACGATGAAATTACTTGACATAGGGTTAGATGATGTTCGTTTTATAGGGTTTTATGGGATAGATGGAGTAGGTAAGACGACTTTGGCAGAGATTATTTATGATAGAATTGCTGATCAATTTGAAGCTAGCAGCTTTATTTACCGTGTCAGTGAAGAAACTCAAAGACATGGTGTAGTTTATTTACAAAGAAAAATCCTTTCTGACATTCTCATGGAAAGAGAAATTATAAATGGGTTGGATGATCGTAAGGTATACAACGAGATAAGGGATAGATTGCGTAGCATAAGGGTGCTTATTATTCTTGATGATGTGAATGAAAACAAGCAACTGGAATCCTTAGCCGGTAGTCCTGAATGGTTTGGAAGAGGGAGTAGAGTTATTGTAACGAGTAAAGATAAACAAGTGTTGAATAGCCATGGAGTGCGTATTATATATACAGTTAAGGAGCTTGGTGATGATGAAGCTCTGCAACTCTTTTGTCAGAACGCCTTCAAGGAACCCCATCCTGTAGATAATTATGTGGATCTATCCAAAGACTTTGTGAATTATGCTAAAGGTCTTCCTGGAACTCTTAAAGTTCTGGGTACCTTCTTGTATGATAAAGGAATAGATGAATGGAAACAGGTCAGAGATCAACTAAAAGAAAATCCAGATAGAGATATTTTGGAGATGCATGGCTTGCTACGAAAAATGCATCAAGAAAGGATTCTTCATGAATCTAATGAAGAGCCTGACCAAGAAAGTAGGATATGGGTTTTTGAGGATGTGCTCCTTGGACTGAAAAATAATACT GGAGCAGCAGACGTTAGACGCATAGTCCTCGACATACCTCCACAACAAGAGGAGCACTTGCGTTTTGTTTGGATAGGCATTATTAAGGAGAATGTTTTCTTTGCCCCTGTTTTAGAAACACCAGACTTGAGGGTCATTGTACAAAAAGTATTTAGTCACAAGGGCGATCTTGATCAAGTGCCTGAGTTTCAAAGTGACGAGTATGCAATCAAACAGCTGAGGCAATTGCTGCGTCAAATTGGAGGTCCTATATCGTTGATACTGGATGATGATGTCTTGTCTGGATCAGAATCCCTTCTCGAGAAGTTTGAGCTCCGTATGCCAAATTGCAATATTCTGGCTACTTCAGGAAGTAAAGCTCCAAGATATAGCTTTATctataatttaaaatcattaaatGATGAAGGTGCCATGACTCTTTGTTGTCACTCAGCAACTCCACAAGATGGGAGCTCTTTATCTCCAGATGAGAAGATTGTCAAAAAG GATTGGCCTGCTTGGCTGTGCGAGAGTATACACCTAAAGAAACTGAGCATCGACAATTGTCATAAGCTGTCTGTACTGCCTGAAGAGATTGGAAATCTGAATAATTTGGAAGAGCTAAGGCTAATGTCATGTACCGTTTTGTCCAAATTGCCAGATACAATAGGATTGCTCCATCGGTTACATATTCTTGACATATCTCATTGCCCTGCTTTGTTGAATTTGCCAGACACAATCGGAATGCTTCAAGGGCTACACACTCTTCGTATATCTCATTGCGCCATTTTTTCGAGTTTACCAGATACAGTAGGAATGCTTTCTGGGTTACATTTTCTTGAAATATCATACTGTACCAGTTTGTCTAATTTGCCAGTAACGATCGGAGAGCTTCGTGAGTTGCAGATCCTTCATATGTCTTATTGCTCCGCTTTGAAAAGTTTGCCGGACACAGTAGGAATGCTCCTTGGGTTAAGGATTCTTTGCATATCTTGCTGCTCCGTTTTCTCAAATTTGCCAGAGACAATCGGAAGGCTTCATAATTTACAGATTCTAGGCATATCGAGCTGCCCCACTTTGTCGGATTTGCCAGAGACAATTGGAATGCTTCAGGGGTTACGGATCCTAGGCATATCGGGCTGCCCCTCTATGTCGGCTTTGCCAGATACAATCGGAATGCTTCAGGGGTTATCGATTCTCGGGGTATCTCACTGCTCCGCCTTGTCAAATTTGCCAGTGACAATCGGAATGCTCAGTGGGTTGCGGATCCTTGGCATATCTCACTGTCCTGCTTTGTCGGATTTGCCAGAGACAATCGGAAGGCTCCATGGTTTATCTATTATCGGCGTATCTCACTGCTCGGCCTTGTTGAATTTACCAGTGACAATCGGAAATCTCATCGGGTTACGGATCCTTGGCATATCTCACTGCCTTGCCTTGTCGAATTTGCCAGAGACAATCGGAATGCTCAGTGGGTTGCGGATTCTTAGCGTATCTCACTGCCCTGcgttttcaaattttccaggGACAATTCGAAGGCTCCGTGGTTTACAGATTCTCGACATATCTTACTGCCCCGTTTTGTCAAATTTGCCAGAAACAATAGGAATGCTCCATGAGTTGCGAATTTTGGACATGTCCCACTGA
- the LOC122302390 gene encoding disease resistance protein RPP2B-like isoform X2: MDMEDLLDIGLDDVRFIGISGMSGIGNNLWMHDLLQEIGPEIVCDESREEPGQRSRLWAWKDVLHVLNNNTGTEQVKGIVLDFPPQRDQEHLNADAFSKMKKFRFLKISVICTFLKA; encoded by the exons ATGGACATGGAGGACTTACTTGACATAGGATTGGATGATGTTCGTTTTATAGGGATTTCTGGGATGAGCGGAATTG GGAATAACCTATGGATGCATGATTTGTTACAAGAAATAGGTCCAGAAATAGTTTGTGATGAATCTCGAGAAGAGCCTGGCCAACGTAGTAGATTGTGGGCATGGAAGGATGTGCTTCATGTATTGAACAACAATACT GGAACAGAACAAGTTAAAGGCATAGTCCTTGACTTTCCTCCACAAAGAGATCAGGAACACTTGAACGCTGATGCCTTCtcaaagatgaaaaaatttagatttcTTAAAATCTCAGTAATATGCACTTTCCTCAAGGCATAG
- the LOC122302389 gene encoding disease resistance-like protein DSC1, with amino-acid sequence MLDLSDCNPSNEAIPSDLSGLSSVLSLDLSGNNFSSIADRIWQLSHLEELSLRNCSMLQSLPTLPSRLSYVWAHGCTSLEMCFDETSGAAGSIVDYSAPAEHEVKRCDIFRKLTKAQFGRALEAEMCKGIGNFFVNYYSLLTPEIPEWFAIQHAESSERILLHLKSDDNSKWSVYSMFIVYEVREHENSNSRTSNLKECQQVCCHFRTDEGCLQILDFPLLQVYGVRAVKLIGILVYVSCAWFSKVANNVDKWSFIEASFTTGCLGRKAKKFGVRLLNEQEVLELIEEVRAESG; translated from the exons ATGCTTGATCTAAGCGACTGCAACCCATCGAATGAAGCAATCCCCAGTGATCTTAGTGGCCTATCCTCAGTACTGTCTCTTGATCTCAGTGGCAATAATTTTTCGAGCATAGCAGATCGTATCTGGCAACTTTCGCACCTCGAAGAACTTTCCTTGAGAAATTGTAGTATGCTTCAATCATTGCCAACACTTCCATCAAGACTATCGTATGTATGGGCTCACGGCTGTACTTCGTTGGAGATGTGTTTTGATGAAACTTCAGGTGCAGCAGGCTCTATTGTTGATTACTCTGCACCAGCTGAGCATGAAGTTAAAAGATGTGATATTTTTCGAAAGTTGACAAAAGCACAATTTGGAAGAGCCCttgag GCAGAAATGTGCAAAGGGATTGGCAATTTTTTTGTCAATTATTATTCTTTGCTAACTCCTGAAATACCAGAGTGGTTTGCCATTCAGCATGCTGAATCCTCAGAAAGAATCCTGTTGCATCTCAAATCAGATGATAATAGTAAGTGGTCAGTATATTCCATGTTTATTGTATATGAAGTCCGCGAGCATGAAAATTCAAATTCTAGGACTTCCAATTTGAAAGAGTGTCAACAAGTTTGTTGTCATTTCCGGACTGATGAAGGTTGTCTGCAAATCTTAGACTTTCCGTTACTGCAAGTCTATGGTGTACGTGCTGTTAAGCTAATTGGAATTTTAGTATATGTATCCTGTGCGTGGTTTTCAAAGGTTGCAAATAATGTTGATAAATGGAGCTTTATTGAAGCTTCATTTACAACCGGATGCCTGGGCAGGAAGGCGAAAAAGTTTGGGGTGCGTTTGCTAAATGAGCAAGAAGTTTTGGAGCTCATTGAAGAAGTACGAGCAGAGTCTGGGTAA